One genomic window of Prosthecobacter algae includes the following:
- a CDS encoding cyclic nucleotide-binding domain-containing protein: MKEYAYIHEEGQLPAPLSSVPFLNSFTEDQLDEVLNSSSLLQCDAGDTIIREGSIDSRIYILLNGELEVKVAGKKVALISRVGDVFGELALVNQDKRAASVIAGSRALCLAVDQKFLQDIHPREEDPAFHAALFEFVARLVAKKLDATSRRLAELEKELRVLKGEPAAESAPATPVVVSKAPAVKAKKAAAKKSPPKKAMARR; this comes from the coding sequence ATGAAAGAGTACGCTTACATTCACGAGGAAGGCCAACTGCCAGCACCGCTAAGTTCGGTGCCATTCCTCAACAGTTTCACGGAGGACCAGTTGGATGAAGTGCTCAACTCTTCCAGCCTGCTCCAGTGCGATGCGGGCGATACCATCATCCGCGAAGGATCCATTGATTCTCGCATCTACATCCTCCTGAACGGGGAGCTGGAGGTCAAGGTGGCCGGTAAAAAAGTGGCCCTCATCTCCCGTGTGGGAGACGTTTTTGGTGAGCTGGCCCTGGTCAATCAGGACAAGCGCGCAGCCTCCGTCATTGCAGGAAGCCGGGCGCTATGCCTGGCGGTGGATCAAAAGTTCCTTCAGGACATCCACCCCCGCGAAGAAGATCCCGCTTTTCATGCGGCCCTTTTTGAGTTTGTCGCCCGTTTGGTCGCGAAAAAATTGGACGCTACCTCCCGCCGTTTGGCGGAGCTGGAAAAGGAACTGCGCGTCCTGAAGGGGGAGCCTGCGGCGGAATCTGCTCCCGCGACTCCGGTGGTGGTGAGCAAAGCCCCTGCGGTGAAAGCCAAGAAGGCTGCGGCCAAAAAAAGCCCGCCTAAAAAAGCAATGGCGCGCCGGTAA
- the upp gene encoding uracil phosphoribosyltransferase: MDSPVVVSHPLAQIHLTEIRRVNTTCGQFRWHLQRLAEILFIEATRHLKTSAIRVQTPLAETEGAAFARPIVLVPILRAGLGLQEAILPLVPDAIVAHVGIARDEATAQPMPYYSKLPSVLAQADVFLLDPMLATGGSACSAVNQLKEAGATSITFICVVSCPHGLQAFAAQHPDVPVITAAVDDGLNDRCYIVPGLGDAGDRCFGT; the protein is encoded by the coding sequence ATGGACTCTCCCGTCGTTGTCTCGCACCCGCTCGCCCAGATACACCTCACGGAAATTCGTCGGGTGAACACGACCTGCGGGCAGTTTCGCTGGCATCTGCAAAGGCTGGCTGAGATCCTGTTTATCGAGGCCACCCGTCACCTGAAGACATCGGCCATTCGGGTGCAGACCCCCTTGGCTGAAACGGAGGGCGCAGCCTTTGCGCGGCCCATTGTCCTGGTGCCCATTTTGCGTGCTGGCCTCGGCCTACAGGAGGCCATCTTGCCCCTGGTGCCAGATGCCATAGTGGCCCACGTCGGCATCGCACGGGATGAGGCCACCGCCCAGCCCATGCCCTACTATTCAAAACTGCCCTCAGTGCTGGCGCAGGCCGATGTCTTTCTGCTGGATCCCATGCTGGCCACCGGTGGCAGCGCCTGCAGCGCCGTTAACCAGCTCAAGGAGGCCGGGGCCACCTCCATCACCTTCATTTGTGTGGTGAGTTGCCCTCATGGATTGCAGGCCTTTGCCGCCCAGCATCCCGATGTGCCAGTGATCACCGCCGCCGTTGATGATGGGCTCAACGACCGCTGTTACATTGTGCCGGGGCTGGGTGATGCAGGAGACCGCTGCTTCGGCACCTGA
- a CDS encoding DEAD/DEAH box helicase, producing the protein MSAAAIKITPAQRVSIETSLQDYAPHIVSRGAALMRERAVRSMTPIPGGLVAQVQGSRIYQITLSWTEKEAVIGCSCPMGKHCKHAVALLLELRKNAVPAPLPQKPSNLASTSSSAAPSLSTLAGQVIAKLGRPLPTEARQTLQAVEPWWINKISKVEQASLLQSCGRSAWGYQKVTLWPAEVPPANLWEFLACLAIALKKLNAQLPDPLPSLLDPGLQKELAAKWQRHHAVQEWKTFMGQWQDPDLDETEAGPELRLVLHYAGATIQARQPNEAEFGKISQKALKDLSRSPLYGDPPPKINAGSSLVLKAFQDSYGKFVGNELAPLAESLNRCLTQLISNPELLREHVVSEDGEPLQCAEKPLKWSLKAPTAPGGDYHLHLYTDDGQRPEPPVAIIPGNPVRYVTSSLIYPLSYWPFKNERQTWPTVIPAAALESREGVNALAKLGVEVPARLTGKVQTVKASVEVRGEVYRYSHSPSDYFRLEASAKFEDVEVPSTWNGSRWIPKYWDSKNIHPTEEKLVQIDKSRLPATAAWLRQMPLRQSAAAPEKVEQRISGKDWPDLFAAWIARRPEDITVTLDAELASLRDGGISGQVRLEIEESKSGMDWFDLTVALDVTDHTLSQDEINLLLRAKGKWVKLPGKGWRKLEFNLTDQQEQDLADLGLSAQQFTGEKQRLHALQLDSLTKSSSTLLPADSATQVRRRLEEIHTRVTPAQPAVISANLRPYQTEGFHFLAYLSMNGFGGVLADDMGLGKTLQALTWIAWLRAEQKVQEPILVICPKSVQDNWRAEAARFSPDLRVTVWNRGNSGKEGLDGRADLLVIHYPHLRQHEDLLREQKWGAVILDEAQAIKNPTSQSARAACALEARHRLALTGTPIENRLLDLWSIFAFAMPGILGSRASFGRMFDANEDPLARRRLAARTKPFLLRRTKKEVATDLPERVEEDLLTEMEGTQATLYQAEIKRARAQLLKVETSHQLDKVRFNILTSLLRLRQICCHPRLVGLDKEATPAKGKKKKAAEDESESAKLNALIEQLEPIMEEGQKVLVFSQFVQMLEIIQDETAKQNWTTFILTGDTEDRGALVSAFQSHEGPAVFLISLKAGGSGLNLTAASYVVLYDPWWNPAVEAQAIDRTHRIGQKQTVFAYRLIMKDTIEEKIRMLQKQKGALAQDILGEESFAQGLTLNDFQFLLG; encoded by the coding sequence ATGTCTGCTGCTGCCATCAAGATCACCCCTGCCCAGCGTGTCTCAATCGAAACATCCCTGCAGGATTACGCCCCGCACATCGTGAGCCGGGGTGCTGCGCTGATGCGCGAACGTGCCGTGCGCAGCATGACCCCCATTCCTGGAGGGCTGGTAGCTCAGGTTCAGGGAAGCAGGATCTACCAGATCACCCTTTCCTGGACAGAAAAGGAAGCCGTGATCGGCTGCAGTTGCCCCATGGGGAAGCACTGCAAGCACGCTGTGGCCCTGCTGCTGGAACTGCGCAAAAACGCTGTCCCTGCGCCCCTACCCCAAAAGCCGAGCAACCTCGCCTCCACGAGCTCATCTGCCGCCCCCTCTTTGAGCACTCTCGCCGGCCAAGTCATTGCCAAGCTGGGTCGGCCCCTACCAACGGAGGCCCGCCAGACACTCCAGGCCGTGGAACCCTGGTGGATCAACAAGATCTCGAAAGTCGAACAGGCTTCGCTGCTCCAAAGCTGCGGCAGATCCGCCTGGGGTTATCAAAAAGTCACCCTTTGGCCCGCCGAGGTGCCGCCAGCCAATCTCTGGGAATTTCTAGCCTGCCTAGCCATCGCGCTGAAAAAACTCAATGCCCAACTTCCCGATCCCCTGCCCAGCCTTCTGGATCCAGGATTGCAAAAGGAGCTGGCGGCCAAGTGGCAGCGCCATCACGCCGTGCAGGAATGGAAAACCTTCATGGGCCAGTGGCAGGATCCAGACCTGGATGAAACCGAAGCGGGCCCAGAGCTGCGCCTCGTGCTGCACTATGCCGGGGCGACCATCCAGGCTCGCCAGCCGAATGAAGCGGAGTTTGGCAAGATCAGCCAAAAGGCCCTCAAGGATCTCAGCCGCAGCCCTCTGTATGGCGACCCGCCACCGAAGATCAATGCGGGATCCAGCTTGGTCCTCAAAGCTTTTCAGGACAGTTACGGCAAGTTCGTCGGCAACGAGCTCGCCCCCCTGGCCGAAAGCCTGAACCGCTGCCTGACCCAGCTAATCAGCAACCCCGAACTGCTCCGTGAACACGTGGTCTCTGAGGATGGCGAGCCGCTGCAATGCGCGGAAAAACCTCTGAAGTGGAGCCTGAAAGCACCCACCGCCCCTGGAGGGGACTATCACCTGCATCTGTACACGGACGATGGCCAGCGCCCTGAGCCGCCCGTGGCCATCATTCCAGGAAACCCGGTACGCTACGTCACCAGCAGCCTCATCTACCCGCTCTCCTACTGGCCCTTCAAAAACGAACGTCAGACTTGGCCGACCGTCATCCCGGCTGCAGCACTAGAAAGCCGTGAAGGCGTAAATGCCCTGGCCAAGCTGGGAGTTGAAGTGCCAGCCCGCCTGACCGGAAAAGTGCAGACCGTCAAAGCCAGCGTGGAGGTGAGAGGAGAAGTGTACCGTTACTCGCACTCGCCTAGCGACTACTTCCGCCTCGAGGCGAGCGCCAAGTTTGAAGATGTCGAGGTGCCCAGCACCTGGAATGGCAGCCGATGGATCCCCAAATACTGGGACTCCAAAAACATCCATCCCACCGAAGAGAAACTCGTTCAGATTGATAAATCCCGGTTGCCCGCCACGGCAGCCTGGCTGCGCCAGATGCCGCTGCGCCAGTCCGCTGCTGCTCCGGAAAAGGTCGAGCAACGCATCAGTGGCAAAGACTGGCCGGATCTGTTTGCCGCCTGGATAGCCCGCCGACCCGAAGACATCACCGTCACCCTGGATGCCGAACTGGCCAGCCTGCGCGATGGCGGCATCTCCGGCCAGGTGCGGCTGGAGATCGAGGAATCCAAAAGCGGCATGGACTGGTTTGACCTCACCGTCGCCCTCGATGTCACGGACCACACCCTCAGCCAGGACGAGATCAACCTCCTCCTGCGTGCGAAGGGCAAATGGGTGAAACTGCCCGGCAAAGGCTGGCGCAAGCTGGAGTTCAATCTGACCGACCAGCAGGAGCAAGACCTGGCGGACCTGGGCCTTTCCGCCCAGCAGTTCACAGGTGAAAAGCAGCGCCTGCACGCCCTGCAACTGGACAGCCTAACCAAAAGCAGCAGCACACTCCTACCTGCTGACAGTGCCACCCAGGTGCGCCGCCGCCTGGAGGAAATCCACACTCGTGTCACGCCGGCCCAGCCTGCGGTCATCAGCGCCAACCTGCGCCCGTATCAGACGGAGGGGTTTCACTTCCTGGCCTATCTTTCCATGAACGGCTTTGGCGGAGTGTTGGCGGATGACATGGGCCTGGGCAAGACCCTGCAGGCGCTGACCTGGATAGCCTGGCTGCGCGCCGAACAAAAAGTGCAGGAACCCATCCTCGTCATCTGCCCCAAGTCGGTGCAGGACAACTGGCGTGCAGAGGCGGCCCGCTTCAGCCCGGATCTGCGGGTCACCGTCTGGAACCGCGGCAACTCAGGCAAAGAAGGCCTGGATGGCCGTGCGGATCTCCTCGTCATCCACTACCCGCACCTGCGCCAGCATGAGGACCTGCTGCGGGAGCAGAAATGGGGCGCGGTGATCCTGGATGAAGCGCAGGCCATCAAGAACCCCACCTCCCAAAGCGCCCGTGCCGCCTGTGCGCTGGAGGCCCGCCACCGCCTGGCCCTCACGGGAACTCCCATCGAGAACCGCCTGCTGGACCTGTGGTCCATCTTCGCCTTTGCCATGCCGGGCATCCTCGGCAGCCGGGCCAGCTTTGGCCGGATGTTTGATGCGAATGAGGACCCCCTGGCCCGTCGTCGACTCGCCGCGCGCACGAAGCCCTTCCTCCTGCGGCGAACGAAAAAGGAAGTCGCCACGGACCTGCCTGAACGGGTGGAAGAGGACCTCCTCACGGAGATGGAAGGCACCCAGGCCACACTGTACCAAGCCGAAATCAAACGTGCTCGCGCCCAGCTCCTAAAGGTGGAGACCAGCCACCAGCTCGACAAGGTCCGCTTCAACATCCTCACCAGTCTGCTACGCCTACGCCAGATCTGCTGCCATCCACGTCTCGTCGGCCTGGACAAAGAGGCCACGCCCGCCAAAGGCAAAAAGAAAAAAGCCGCCGAAGATGAGAGCGAGAGCGCCAAGCTCAATGCCCTCATCGAGCAATTGGAACCCATCATGGAGGAAGGGCAGAAGGTGCTCGTCTTCTCCCAATTCGTGCAGATGCTGGAAATCATCCAGGACGAAACCGCTAAACAAAATTGGACCACATTCATCCTCACCGGCGACACCGAAGATCGCGGGGCCCTGGTAAGTGCCTTCCAGTCACATGAAGGGCCGGCCGTCTTCCTCATCAGTCTCAAGGCCGGAGGTTCCGGGCTGAATCTCACGGCCGCCAGCTACGTGGTGCTGTATGACCCGTGGTGGAATCCAGCCGTCGAAGCCCAGGCCATCGACCGCACCCACCGCATCGGCCAAAAGCAGACGGTCTTTGCCTACCGCCTCATCATGAAAGACACCATCGAGGAGAAGATCCGCATGCTGCAAAAGCAGAAAGGGGCGCTCGCTCAGGACATTCTTGGAGAAGAGAGCTTTGCCCAGGGACTGACCCTGAATGATTTTCAATTCTTGTTAGGCTAA